In Polaribacter sp. Hel_I_88, the following proteins share a genomic window:
- a CDS encoding ABC transporter ATP-binding protein — MIEIKDLEKYYKTEEVQTIALNKLSFEVKKGEFVAIMGPSGCGKSTLLNILGLLDDPDAGSFKFNGEEVAGYNERKRAQLRKHNVGFVFQSFNLIDELTVFENVELPLIYTGVKSSERKKRVEEVLEKMQIMHRRNHFPQQLSGGQQQRVAVARAVVNNPKLILADEPTGNLDSANGNEVMDLLIDLNEAGTTIIMVTHSEHDAKYSHRIIRMLDGQKVTENILV, encoded by the coding sequence ATGATAGAAATTAAAGATTTAGAGAAATATTATAAAACAGAAGAAGTACAAACCATTGCTTTAAACAAATTGTCTTTTGAAGTGAAAAAAGGAGAATTTGTGGCAATAATGGGGCCTTCAGGTTGTGGAAAATCGACCTTATTAAACATTTTAGGATTGTTAGATGATCCTGATGCTGGTAGTTTTAAATTTAATGGAGAAGAAGTAGCTGGTTATAATGAAAGAAAACGTGCGCAATTAAGAAAACATAATGTTGGGTTTGTGTTTCAAAGTTTTAATTTGATTGATGAATTAACGGTTTTTGAAAATGTAGAGTTGCCATTAATTTACACAGGTGTAAAATCTTCAGAAAGAAAAAAACGTGTGGAAGAAGTGTTAGAAAAAATGCAAATTATGCACAGACGTAATCATTTTCCTCAACAATTATCTGGTGGTCAGCAACAAAGAGTTGCAGTTGCAAGAGCTGTTGTAAATAATCCAAAATTGATTTTAGCAGATGAACCAACAGGAAATTTAGACAGTGCAAATGGTAATGAAGTGATGGATTTGTTAATCGATTTAAACGAAGCTGGCACTACAATTATTATGGTTACACACAGTGAACACGATGCGAAATATAGCCATAGAATTATTAGAATGTTAGATGGACAAAAAGTAACCGAAAATATTTTGGTGTAA
- a CDS encoding efflux RND transporter periplasmic adaptor subunit, protein MDIKIEKKKFSTAILLKIGGIALLLMLIIYVIYATSGGAKLSVDKERIAINTVKKGVFQENIPVSGIVLPITTIYLDAVEGGRVEEKFVEDGAIMKKGEPILKLANTDLELSLINQETSVYNLLTQMQISQNAARQNTINRLNQFTDVENTLIEAKRLYDLNSKLYEKGAIGRQDYESSLNNFNYQKQRMKLTNEILQEDSIATKQEIEQANNSYQRTQSALKLMRKKVEDLVVRAPIDGQLTSLDAEIGQSKNKGERLGQIDVLTGYKVRVDIDQHYISRIYTGQKGTVNLNNKDFTLVIKKIFTQVTNGRFQVDMVFENEVPKGIRRGQNLQIRVALSAEKEAMLIPVGSFFQKTGGNWIFKLSEDGSSAYKVEIQLGSQNTEYYEVISGLNVGDKVITSSYDSFNEIEQIVLK, encoded by the coding sequence ATGGATATCAAAATAGAAAAAAAGAAATTTTCTACAGCAATATTACTTAAAATTGGTGGAATTGCACTTCTTTTAATGTTGATTATTTATGTGATATATGCAACTTCTGGAGGCGCAAAATTGTCTGTTGATAAAGAACGAATTGCAATTAATACTGTAAAAAAGGGTGTTTTTCAAGAAAATATTCCGGTAAGTGGAATAGTTTTACCCATAACAACCATTTATTTAGATGCTGTTGAAGGTGGAAGAGTGGAAGAAAAATTTGTAGAAGATGGCGCAATTATGAAAAAAGGCGAGCCAATTTTAAAATTAGCAAATACAGATTTGGAGTTGAGTTTAATCAACCAAGAAACTTCTGTGTATAATTTGTTAACACAAATGCAAATTTCTCAAAATGCTGCAAGACAAAATACCATTAATAGACTGAATCAATTTACAGACGTAGAAAATACTTTGATTGAAGCCAAACGTTTGTATGATTTAAACTCAAAATTGTACGAAAAAGGTGCCATTGGCAGACAAGATTATGAGTCTTCTCTAAACAATTTCAACTACCAAAAACAAAGAATGAAGCTGACGAATGAAATTTTGCAAGAAGATTCTATTGCTACAAAACAAGAAATTGAACAAGCTAATAATTCGTATCAAAGAACACAAAGTGCGTTAAAATTAATGCGTAAAAAAGTGGAAGATTTAGTGGTGAGAGCTCCAATTGATGGGCAATTAACGTCTTTAGATGCAGAAATTGGTCAATCTAAAAACAAAGGAGAACGTTTAGGTCAAATTGATGTTTTAACAGGTTATAAAGTGAGAGTTGATATTGATCAGCATTATATTTCTAGAATTTACACAGGTCAAAAAGGGACAGTAAATTTAAACAACAAAGATTTCACTTTAGTGATAAAAAAGATTTTTACACAAGTAACCAATGGACGTTTTCAAGTTGATATGGTTTTTGAAAATGAAGTTCCTAAAGGAATTAGAAGAGGTCAGAATCTACAAATTAGAGTGGCATTAAGTGCAGAAAAAGAAGCAATGTTAATTCCTGTTGGTAGTTTTTTCCAAAAAACGGGTGGAAATTGGATTTTTAAATTAAGTGAAGATGGTTCATCAGCTTATAAAGTAGAAATTCAATTAGGAAGTCAGAATACAGAATATTACGAAGTTATTAGTGGCTTAAATGTAGGCGATAAAGTGATTACTTCCAGCTACGATTCATTTAACGAAATTGAACAGATTGTTTTAAAATAG